The window TTCTGCCCGGGCCCCGCGGGGGCGCCGGGGTTGCGGGCGGCGCCGGCCTCGTCCACCGGCGGCCTAGGCGCGCGCCGCCAGGGTGCGCGCTTCGATGTCGAGGTTCTCCTTGCGCGCGACTTCGTCGAGCGACTGGCGCACGTCCGAGACGGTCCGGCCCGGCGGCACGTCGATGCGGGCCTCCATCCTGAAGAGCGGCGATCCCGTGATGGGCGCCTGGTACGCCTCGGTCGTCAGCGAGACGATGTTGACGCCCACGCGGTGGAGGGCGCCGGCAACCGCCTGCACGATGCCCTCGTGGTCGAGGGCCTCGGCCGTGACGACGCACGGGATGCCGGCCTCGCGGCGGTGTTCCTCCGGACTGCTCGTGCGCCGCACCTGGAACTCCAGGCCGGTCTGCGCGGCCAGGGCGGCGAGGTCGCGTTCGATGGCCGCAGCCGCGTCCGGCGCGCCGGAGACCAGCAGCAGGATGCCGAACTCGGCCCCGAGGATCGCCATCCGGCTGTCCTCGACGTTGCCGCCGCGTTCCGAGACGAACGCGGTCGCCTCCGCGACCAGGCCCGGACGATCCGGTCCGAGGGCGGCCAGGGCGAGGTAGTTGCGGAATTCGTTGCTCATGAGTCGATCCTTACCCACGATCTTCTGTCACCGCCGCGGACGCGGTCAATACCGGCAGTTGCGGGATGAACGGTCCCGGGCTACCGTATCCTTCGGCTTGCCTGGCGCGTTGCGGGGAAAGGGAGCGGCAGATGGGACGTCGGGAGCCCCTCTGGCAGATCTGGGGCCGGCGCGCCGTTTCGGTGCCGTCGTTCCTCGTGCTGCTCCTGGTCGCTCTCGCCGCGCTTCCGGTCGCCGTCGCCGCCTCGGTCGCGGCGGACGTGGCGGTGCCGCGCCGCGGCCGCCTGGCACGCACGCGCGCGCTGGTCTTCCTGGTGATCTTCCTCCTGTGCGAGAACGCGGGCGTGCTCGCGGCCTGGGCCTTGTGGGTAGTCTTCC is drawn from Candidatus Tanganyikabacteria bacterium and contains these coding sequences:
- a CDS encoding transcriptional regulator, coding for MSNEFRNYLALAALGPDRPGLVAEATAFVSERGGNVEDSRMAILGAEFGILLLVSGAPDAAAAIERDLAALAAQTGLEFQVRRTSSPEEHRREAGIPCVVTAEALDHEGIVQAVAGALHRVGVNIVSLTTEAYQAPITGSPLFRMEARIDVPPGRTVSDVRQSLDEVARKENLDIEARTLAARA